The DNA segment TGTAGCGGATCTCGCACTTATCGGGGCTGGTGTCGAGGATGCGGCCCGCCTGGTCGAAGTATGTCTGGGCGTTGGATTTGATCTCTTCGCCTGTGAGCATCGGGCGCGTTGTGTTCTGGCCGGTTGGGTCGCCTATACGCGCGGTGTAGTCGCCGATAATGAGTACGGCTTTGTGGCCTAAGTCCTGGAACTGGCGTAGTTTACGGAGCACGACGGTGTGGCCGAGGTGGATGTCCGGGGCGGTCGGGTCCATGCCGAGCTTTATCCGGAGCTGTTTGCCCTCTTTGGCGGCCTCGGTGAGGCGCTGGGCCAGTTCGGATTCGCGGTAAATTTCCACCGTGCCGCGTTTGAGCAGCTCTATCTGTTGTGCGATCGGGTCTTGCATTGTTTCCTCTTACCTGCTTATTGACGTAAGGTTGTGATTATAAAGAAGTTGGCATTATAACGAAGGCAGGGTGCGGGGGCAAGCGATAAGAGGAGTTAATGCGGTTGGAAATTCAGCCAGCGGTGAGGCCGAAAAGGTGGTTTGTCAGTGGATGGCGGGAGCCTTGTGTGACTCCCGCCGTTCGGGTGATGGTGGTTGTGGTTTGTTTGTTTGGGTTTAGAACAGCGTTGCGGATCTCCACCAGTCGTGGTATTTGTCGCGGAACTGTTCTTCTGTTGGGAACGGGTAGAAGAGCATGTTCTGCTGATCGCCCAGGTAGAAGCCGGAGGCGACCATGCGGTAGGGCACGTGCTGGGGAAAGATGCGGTCGACGGTCTTGGTGTTTTTGTCTTTGCCCAGGTTTGCGAGGCAGTCGCGCAGATGTTCTATGTTTTTGTACGGCAGGTCGCGGACCGAGCCGTTGCAGTCTTCGGCGAGGTCACCAAGACGCAGGTCGACGAAGCATATCTTCGGGACCGAGAAGCCTGTGGAGGGGTCGGTGATGAATTTGCGGAAGTCCGGCGGATGCAGGTTGCTGGCGATCAGCGGATGGACCGGCGCGAGCTCCTGGTAAAGATGGTATTTCGCGTCGAATGAAGGGACGGAAGCTTGGGGGAGTTTGAGGACTCGGCCGTCATTTGTCACGAGGTAGATGTCCTTGACCGCGTCGAGCGGGATGTGTTCGAGGACGCGGTAGATCGAGACGTATACCGAGTGCTTGGGCTCGCCGTTGTCGTGGGGCTTGCACTTTTCGCGGGCGGCGTCGAGGTCGAAGTAGTCGCTTTTAAAGTCCTTGTCGAGCTCGAAGAAGATGGCGTGTTCCTTGGAGCGTTTCTGCGTGCCCACGGCCAGATACGTGCCGAATTCCTCCGGCCCCAGCATGCTCATCACGAGTGATTCGGGTATGACCGAAAGGTAAAGGTAAGTGTCCATGATCCCTCCCATCAATTGGAAACCTCTTTTGGTTTTTCGCGAAGCCGACCGTACCGCGGCAGCCTCAAATGCCTCTATTGTTCCAGTATCGCACACTTTCGGCCGACGGCAAGGTTAAAAATCTGCGGAATTCACGGAAACTTTTTTGAGGATTTCACGGCAGACAGGTTGGTGATAAAGCTGTTCCTGGAAGCTGAGCGGATAAAACATGGCAAAAACGAACGATTTTCTTGTTTTTGATAAGGCAATTCGGTATAATCCGTACGTGTTTATTCATGTTTTCGTATTTGCGGAGTTTTTACCTGTTCGGAGGAAGTTATCGATGCAGCTAATTGCCAAATTTCTAGTTGTCGCAGTAGTCTTTACAACTTCAGTTAACGCTTTCCCCGCCTTGCCCGGCAGCGGAACGGCGGCCGACCCCTGGCGGATAGAGTCGCGGGCGGATTTCGACGAGTTCGCGGCAGATAGCAGCTATTGGGCAGGACATACGCGACTTGAGACGGATATTGATCTGGCGGGGACGGTTTATACGCAGGCGGTTATTGCGCCGGATGACGGGCAGCTTGACGATCAGTTTGGTGCTATTGCTTTTACCGGTAATTTCAATGGTGCTAACCATACCATTGAGAATCTAAACCTTGGTGCTGCTCACTGGGACTACGTTGGTCTGTTCGGAAAGATTGAGGGAGCAGATGCAGAGATCAAGAATATCAATTTACAAGGATGCAATGTCAGCGGCTACGAAGTTGTAGGAGCATTGTGTGCTTCAAATGACGGTGGCACTATCAGCTATTGCCGGGTAGATGTAGACATTCGCCAAGCTCATAAGCCTGTTGGCGGCTTGTGTGGCAAGAATAGTGGGCTGATCATTGGCTGCAAAGTACAAGGCAGTGTAAGTTCATATACTGAAGATGTGGCGGGTGTCTGTGGACGCAATTACGGTTCGATCAGGATGTGTTTGTCAACGGTAAGCGTCAGCGGAGAAAATTCAGTCGGTGGTATCTGCGGTTCAAATTATGGCGAGATACAGACGTGTTATTCGTCAGGCGATATAGAGGGTTATTCATTCATTGGCGGTTTGTGCGGTTCAAACAGTGGAACAATAACCGACTGTTACTCTTCGGGGCATGTTGAATCAGCATATGAAAAAGATGGTGGTCTTTGCGGTTATAACTTTGTCGAAAAAAATATCGTTGCCAGCTTTTGGGATGTGGAAACTTCGGGCCTGGTAAATAGTTTCGGCGGCAAAGGCCTGAGTACGCAGGAAATGAAATCGCTTTATAATTTTCAAAATGCGGGGTGGTCGGATTCAGGGTGGGTCATGAGTGATGGAGAGGATTACCCTCGACTTGTCTGGGAAAGTCGGGGTTATCCAGCAGTTCCAGAAGCTGTAATACCTCTGGCTGGTTCGGGGACTTCGGAAGATCCGTACCAGATCTGCGGGCCTTCAGATTTAGCCTGCTTAAGTACCTACGCAGTTGTTTTAAATTCACACATTCAACTGATGTCTGATATTGACATGCAGGGAGTTCCTTTAAGGCCCATTGGCGAGCTTGGTACATTTAGCGGTGTTTTTGATGGTAATGGCCATAATCTAATGAATGTGACCATTGAGCAGGTTGGTAAGAATTCAGTAGGATTATTCGACGATATTGGGCCGGAAGGGCAAGTAAAGGAGGTGACTGTCGAGAATGCCACAATAACCGGCAACAATAACTGTGGTGTCATATGTGGGGCAAACAGAGGCTTGGTAAGAAACTGCGTCACCAGTGGAACTGTGACGGGAAATGATAACGTTGGAGGACTTTGTGGCAACGCTTACGATGGTACGATCAGTGATTGTAGCTCTACCGGCGAAATAAATGGCGGAATTTCGGTGGGCGGCTTGTGTGGAAATACTACCGCTGAAATTGTTAACTGCTATGCGGAAGGTCATGTAAACGGCAGTAAATTAGTCGGAGGATTTTGTGGGTGCAATTATGGGACAATAAGAAGCTCGCATTCAAATTCTACCGTCACAGGTAATGAGAATGTGGGTGGTTTTTGCGGATTAACTAGTGGTTTTGATTCGGTGAGGGACTGCTACGCAAACGGTTTGGTTACAGGTAACCGCGATGTAGCTGGTTTTTCTGCCTCCTCGGGATACATCTATAATAGCTACTCTACATGTGAGGTGACAGGGGCCGAACTGGTTTATGGATTTTGTGACGGGAGCAGAATAAACACTCAGGATTGTTTCTGGGACATTGAGAGTTCAGGGGTCGAGGATACGAATGGTGGTGGACAGGGTTTGACCACGGCAGATTTGCAAAACCGGTCAACATTTGAGAATGCGGGTTGGACGTTTTGCAACCTACAAAAAGGTGCACCAGGCTGGTTCATACCCAAAAATGGCTACCCAATACATAATTGGGAGGTGCCAGATACAACCCAGGTTCCGGTGAATGACGGGACGTGGTCCGAAGTACAGAATCGATTGTCTGATGCGGGATTTAGTGTCGAAACAGTATATGTGGATAGCAAAACTGTGCCTGAGGGGCAGATGACCGGGTTATCGGTACTTGGGGGAGGATATATAGAAGCTTCAATGCCAATAAAGATATATATTTCAAAAGGCAATAATGGGGATGGTACCGTAGATGCTCCATATGGTATAGCATGCCAAGCGGACTTGGAAGCGGTCAATAATGATATGACAGCCAATTATAGAATGGTCTCTGATATTTTCATGAATTATGAAACCCTGTACACATCGGCTGTCATTGCGGCTGATGCGGATGGATGTACCGAACAGTTTGACGGGGAGGCATTTACGGGTTCTTTTGATGGGAATGGTTATTCGGTTTACTTCCTGAAAATTTCAGAAGAATCAAATTATCTTGGCTTGTTCGGATTCATAGCTTTGTCCGGCCGAGTAGATAACCTCGGTATTGATTACGCACTTATTGGGGGCAAGCACGAAGGGACCTTTATTGGGGGCTTATGCGGGTTGAATGAAGGCACGGTAAGCAATTGTCATTCTAGCGGTAAAGTATGGATTGGCGTTACTTTGGGTGGGCTTTGCGGAATAAATAAAGGTCTTATCGAGAAAAGTAGTTCCACTGCGAGAGTAATCACATCTGATCCGCGTAACGGCGGGTTGTGTGGACTGAACGAGGGTACTATAAACAACTGTTTTGCTACTGGTGCAGTTGATGGTTACAGTTTTACAGGAGGCCTTTGCGGACTCAATAAGGGAACCATTACTAAAAGCTATACATCTGGTTTAGTGGAGAACACCCTGAGAGGTCCTTATATCGGTGGGTTCTGCGGACATAATAGCTCTGATGGCAATATTGCAGACTGTTACGCCACAGGTTCCGTGATTACATTTTATGATCATACAGGCGGTTTTTGCGGAAGGAATCAGGGACTTATCAAGTGGTCCTTTGCTAATGTAAATGTATCTGGGCGCTCAAAAGTGGGGGGATTTTGCGGGTCAAACAGCAATAGTGAAATAAGAAACTGCTATGCAACAGGCCTTGTTACAGGTGACAAATACGTCGGCGGTTTTTGCGGCTATAATTTAAATGACGCCAGTATTGCAGCAAGCTATTTTGATGGTGAAGTCTCAGCAGATTACGATTATGCTGGTGGGTTTTGTGCACTAAACCTGTCAGATATTAATAACTGTTATGCCAGTGGATCAGTTTCTGGGGAAGATTTAGTTGGGGGTTTCTGTGCACTTAATGATGGCGGGAATATCTCAAAATCTTATTCGGCTTGTAGTTTGACCGGAGATCGCAAGGGAGGTTTCTGCGTAGGCAATCTCGGTACGACATTCGCTAATTTCTGGAACGTTGAGATGGTGGACTCAGCTTTTAGTATTGGTGGGATCGGTTTAACTACTGCCGAGATGCAGACGCGGTCTACTTTTACGGATGCTGGCTGGGATTTTGTTGGGGAGAATGCCAATGGGACGGCGGACGTCTGGCGGATGTGTGTTGACGGGGTGGATTATCCGCGGTTGTGGTGGGAGTTTGCTGCTGGGGATTTTGCCTGCCCGGACGGTGTGAGTTTCAGTGACTATGCCCTGCTAGCGGATACGTGGCTGCTGTCGGAAGGTCAGCCGGGCTTTGACAGCAGGAGCGATCTCGATGCGGACGGCACGGTAGGTCTTGGCGATCTGACCGTGTTTGTGGAGAACTGGCTTGAATAGTTTTTCGATCGGCGGCAACTGATCTTGCGTGCGGCAATTTGCAGTAATATAGAAACGGCTGCGGTTCCTTTTGGTGGGATACTGCAGCCGTTTTTTGTTTTAGATTTGAAGAGCCGCCCGGGTTTGGTTCGGGTCGGGCTGTAAAAGCTACCAGCGGTCGCCCTGGAGGTTTACGTCGCCGGGCGGGAATTCTTTTGACTTGAGGGGGTAGAACATGCGGTGGCGTTCTGTTGGGACCTCGAGTTCTTCGCCCTGGTGGATGTGCATGAATTTGCGTGGGGAAATTTCGATCCAGCCGGTGCGTTCGTAGACTTTTTTGATGGGGGTGATCACGAAGAGCATGCCGAAGTCGAAGCCGAGCCTGTCTGCCTCTTCCATCGCTACTCGCATGACCCTGTCGGAATAGCCCTTGCCGCGGTGTGCGGGGGCCACGTAGACATTGCCGATGCCCGCGACGTTGACCGGTGCTCCGCCGACGTCGATGGTGCGGTCCATGACCTGGACGTGTGCGACGGGGTCGCCGTCAATTTCGAGCACGACGGTGTAAAAGGGCACGTTCCGGCGGAGTGTGCGGGAGCGGAGGAAGTCGTCGTGACGGTGCGGGAAGGCATCGGCGAGATACTGGCGGATGCGGGCGTCGATGTCGGCCGGCATATCGTTTTCGCGGTAAATGTTTATTTCTTCGGTCATTTTCGGTTCTCCAACCTCAGTTTGCAAAGCTTTTGCGTTCTATTGATCCAGTAAAACATACAAATCAATCGACAGAACGCAAATATAATTACGAAAAATCGGGATTGGTAGTTCGCCGCAGGTGAGAAGATATGTCCTGGAACCAGAAAACATGGCAAAAACGAACGATTTTCTTGTTTTTGTTGAGGCAATTCGGTATAATCCGTACGTGTTTATTCATGTTTCGCGAGTTTGCAACATTTTACCTGTTCGGAGGAAGTTATCGATGCAGCTCATTGCCAGATTTCTAGTTGTCGCAGCAGTATTTACAATTTCAGCTAACGCTTTCGCCGCCTTGCCCGGCAGCGGAACGGAGGCCGACCCGTGGCGAATAGAATCGCGGGCGGACTTTGACGAGTTTGCGGCAGATTCGAGCTACTGGGCCGGGCATACGCGGCTGGATACGGATATTGATCTGGCGGGAACGGTTTATGATAGGGCGGTGATCGCTCCGGACACAGATCGCTCTGTGGCTGACTTTCAGGGGACGCCTTTTACCGGTTTTTTTGACGGTCATTCTTACAAGTTAATTAACTTGAGATTTTCTTACAGCTATAACTGGGGTCTGTTCGGTCTGATCGGATCGTCAGGAACAGTCCGAAATCTGCATTTGGAAAATGTGGACGGCACTGGGTATAGCCGGGCGGGAGGCTTATGTTCAATAAACGAAGGAGCAATTAAATCTTGTTACGTCAGCGGTAGAATAGAAGGTAGCAACCAGGTAGGCGGCATCTGCGGGATCAACAGAGGGACGATTCTAGAAAGTTCTGCTCAATGCACAGTACGTGGCCGACTCTCTGAGGCAGGCGGAATCTGTGGTAAAAATGACGGGGGTACTATAAAAGCCTGCTATGCACTGGGCGATGTCGAAGGTGGGGAGAAGGTAGGCGGGCTTTGCGGAGGCAATTATTACGGAAGCACTAATGGGATCATAGTGGACAGCTACGCAAGCGGTGATGTTGTCGGCGAAAGTAATGTGGGTGGGCTTTGCGGGGCCAATGGGGACTATATCAAAAACTGTTTTGCGTCGGGCAACGTCAAGGGCTTGCTGAAGGTCGGCGGATTGTGCGGTCTAAATGCTGGGTCAATCACTGGGAGTTATGCGACAGGCAAGGTCGAAACAGACGAAATTGCAGGAGGGTTGTGCGGAGTAAATAATGGCAATCTCCGGGCCTGCTACTCAACAGGTACTGTCACTGGGACAGTGGACATCGGCGGGCTCTGTGGACAGCACAACGGATACCCAATTAGTGACTGCTTCTGGGACGTTGAAACATCCGGGATAACTACCAGTGCAGGCGGAATCGGGAAATCGACTGCTGAAATGAAAAGCCTGGCGACATATTTTGAAAGCGTGTGGTGGGAATTCGCAGATTTTGAGACAGGCCTGTCCGGGTGGTATCTGCCTGAAGGTGACTATCCGAAGTTTGCATGGCAGAATACTGATGCTGCGGAGGTGACTGACGTAACAGGATTGACTTTGGCCCAGGCCCAGACAAAGCTAGCAGAAGCCGGTTTGACCGTCGGCAGCACGCAATATGTCGGCAGCATGACAATTGAGCCGGACATAGTTGCGGGTGTATCGGCTTCGATCAAAGGATACGTCAGCAAATCGCTTCCGATTGACATTTATGTTTCATCAGGCAGCAATGGCGATGGTTCGCAGGCGAATCCATACGAGCTGGCGTGCCAGGCGGATCTCGATTCTGTCATTGATTTTGCGGCTTGCTATATGATGACTGCGGATGTGTTCATGGAAAACGGTTTTCGCTATCCCGATCCTGTTCTGAACGATCAATTTGCGGGACACTTCTATGGGAATAGCTACAAGATTCATAATTTAGATATGAATACTGACTACGGCGGGTTGTTTTCATCAATAGACAGCAGCGGGGTCGTAAAAGATCTCTCGCTGGCAGCATGCAGGATAGGATGGGAGACCGTTGGCGGCGTTTGCAGCGTTAATTGGGGTGTTATCGAAAACTGTTATGTGAGCGGCACCATAAGAGGAAATGTTTTGGGTGGTTTATGCCGAGCAAACGCTGGAGTCATTCGAAACTGTGCTGCTAGTGTCAAGATGACTAGTTATGAGACTTATGCTGGAGGCATTTGTGGTACCAACTATGGAGAGATCGAGGACAGCTACGTGGAAGGGCAGATAGAATGTAAACCCCGCACGAATGAAATAGGGGGTTTGTGTATGCGTAACGAGGGCAGCATCATCAATTGTTTCAGTGCCGTAGCTCTTGCGAATGGCCTCGAGATGGGCGGTTTGTGTACTTCTGACAACGGGACTGTTACGGGCAGTTTCTGGGATGTTGAGGCTTCGGGGATTACGACCAGTGCCGGCGGGGTTGGTTTAACTACTGCCGAGATGCAGATGCGGGCTACGTTTACAGACGCTGGTTGGGATTTTGTTGGGGAGGATGCTAATGGGACGGAGGATGTTTGGCGGATTTGTGTTGATGGTGTGGATTATCCAGGGTTGTGGTGGGAGTTTGCTTCTGGGGATTTTGCCTGTCCGGACGGGGTGAGTTTCAGTGACTATGCATTGCTCGCGGATACGTGGCTGCTGTCAAAAGGGCAGCCGGGGTTTGACGGCAGGTGCGATCTCGATGCCAACGGCACGGTCGGGCTTCCGGATCTGAGAGTATTTGCGGAGAACTGGTTGGATGATTAGTGCTGCCACCTGTCTGTCAAAATTGACTTATCTTTATGTCGCCCTCGGGCATGTGGGCGATCAGTTCGAGTTTGCCGCCCAGAGCCTCGATTAGCCTTCGCAGCGTGCTTATCTGCATGTCACGCTGTGACTCCAACTTGGAAAGGCTTGGCTGTTTGATTCCCATGCTTTTGGCGAGATTTTCCTGCGTGATGCCTGTTTCTTTTCGGATCTCGGCCAAGAGCATCTGAGCCATTTCTTCCCTGGCTCGGGCCTTAGCTCGTTTGACGCTTTCAGGATCCATACGTTTTTCGAGTTCTGAAAATTTACGTGCCACGGTTCACCCCTTTTTCTTTATATCATTCAAGTGCCGATCATAAATTTGGTCAGCCTTGTTGATAAGTTGCTGGTAAAATCTACTGTTTCCCTTTTTGTCGCCGCCCAGCAGCAGTACTGCGTATCGTCTCGGATCGAAAGCATAAAAAGTACGCAGAGGTCTGCCCTTGCTTTGAGTTCTTAGTTCCTTCATATTCTTGTGTTTGGAACCCTTGACTGTGTCGGCATAAGGCCGGGCAAGATGCGGACCAAGATTCCTGAGCAACTCGACACTGACCAGAACATCTTCCTGTTGCTTGACGTCCAGAGTTTGCCACCATTTCTCAAATTCGTCTGTGAACTCCACTTCCCACATACTTATATTATAGCTTTCAATGTATATTCGTCAAGGGCTATATTTTGTTCAGTGTACATTTGGCGAAAATGCTTTCACCAGCGGTTTGTTTGCAGGTTTATGGGGCCCGGGGGAAAGGTGGTCTTGTTTAGTGGGTAGTATAGGCGGTGGCGGTTTGGGGGGATCTGTTTTTTTGTGCCGTGGTCGATGTAGGTGATGGGTGCGGGCGGGATATCTTGCCAGCCGTTGCGTAGGTAGGTGTTTACGACGTGCCCCTGGCAGAAGAGCATGCCGAAGTCGAAGCCGAGTTTCATTGCGTGCTGCATCGCAGTATCGAGCATTCTGCCCGCAAGGCCCTGCTTGCGGAAGGGCGAGTCGACGCAGACGTTTGCGATGCCCGCGACGCGGAAGGGCTCACCGCCAGCGGTGATGGTGCGGTCGACGGCTGCCAGGTGCGCGATGGGTAGAGTGCCTGCGAGGATCACGACTGTGAAGGCCGGTGTGTTGTCGCCGAGGATGCGGGAGCGGCTGAACAGGGGCTTGCGGTGCGGGAAGCAACGTGAGAGCAGTTCGCGAATGGCCGTATCAAGGTCGCGGTCGATCCGGTCCTCGTTGAGTATTAGCGTTCGGGGTCGGTCAGTCATTTCGCCTGGGCAGAAATTCTTCGATGATGCGGGTTGTGTGACGTGCACGTACGATTTCACCGACGGTGGTGGTGATCGCGATGGCTGCTGAGAACAGGACCAGTGCGATGACCGCGCCGGTGGCGGCAGCGCCGAAGGCGAGTCTCTGTATCATTTCCGGCTGGGGCTGGTTCTTTATCAGCTCGTTGAGCGTCTGCGGCAGCAGGGCTGCAGCCAGTGTCGTCGCTGAGCCCGCGATTGCGATTATGATGATCGCGATGATGACGAACCACTTGAGATTCGACTTGCTGCGAAAATGCTGCAGGAGCAGTTCAGCCTGCGGGCGGGTGAGTTCGCCAAGCGTTAGGTGCGAGCGCGCGAGGAACCTGTCTGCCGCCTTGAGGACGCTGGCCGGGTACTTCTTTTCGAGTGCGTGTTCGGTCGTTTTGTCTTTTGCTTGGTGGGGCATGATCAGGCTCCGAGGAACTCATCCTTTTGGAGATAGTTCTGCACGTAGTCAGTTATGGCGTCTTCGAGGGAGGTGGGGTCGAGCTTATAGTCTGCGTGCGAGAGCTTCTGCATGTCGGCCTGGGTGAAGTACTGGTATTTTTCGCGGAGGTGGTCGGGCATGTCGATGAATTCGATTTTCGGTTTCTTATCCATTGCGGCGAAGACGGCGTTTGCCAGGTCCACCCATGTGCGGGCGTTGCCGGTGCCGACGTTGTAAAGGCCGTTGACGTCGGGGTTTGCCAGGAAGAAGAGGGTCATATCGACGGCGTCCTTGATGTAGACGAAGTCACGTCTCTGTTCGCCGTCCGCGTAGTCGGGGTGGTATGACTTGAAGAGCTTGACCTGGTCCGTGTCGCGGATCTGTTCGTAGGCCTTGATGATGAAGCTGCGCATGCTTCCCTTGTGGTATTCGTTGGGGCCGAAGACGTTGAAGTATTTCAGGCCGACGATATTTTCGAGCACGCCTGTGCGTTTGGCCCAGAGGTCGAAAAGCTGTTTGGAATAGCCGTACATGTTGAGCGGCTTGAGGTCCTCGATCGTATCTTCGTCGTCGGTGAACCCGAGCTCGCCATTGCCGTAAGTTGCTGCGCTGGAAGCATATATGAAGCGGATGCCTTCTTCGACGGCCCAGTTGGCGAGGACCTTGGTGCATTCGTAGTTGTTGCGGACGAGATACGAGCAGTCAGTTTCCCAGGTATCCGAGCAAGCTCCCATGTGTAGAATGGCCTGGACGGGCCAGTCGATATCGCCTGCTGCGAGCATGTCGTAGAAGTCGTCGGCCTCGACGTAGTCGGCGAAACGGAGTTTGCGAAGATTCTTCCACTTTTCGTCAGATTCCAGGCGGTCGACGATGAGGATGTCATTCTGGTTCTGTGCATTGAGTTCGGCGACAAGCGCTGAGCCGATGAAGCCTGCGCCTCCAGTAACTATTATCATGATGGTCTACCCCGCAAAAGCGTATAAAAGTGTACAATATACGGTCAGAGTAACGAAAACCGGGTGATAAGTCAATCTCAAACAGGCATGAGCAGCCATGAGTGCGCATGAAAAAGGGCCGGTTTTTGGCCGGCCCCAGGGAAAGTCGCCGATTTCCCCCCGTTTAGCACAGAGCAATATAGCTTGCTGCTGCTAGGATGAGAATCTTCTTCTTAGTCATGATAAACGGGATCCAGTGTTTCTGATAGAACTTCTTCATCGTTTTCTCCCTCATAACGAATACAGTTTTTCACCCGTCCTACGAAGCCAGGAGCCTCATCAGACGCTTTAATTATAGCATAAAAAATGGGTGAAAACAACTTCGTATGGGAAGAAAGCTGCGCAAGTGCATATCAGACAGTGACTTATAGATCCACTGCTGCGGGGAGTTTTTTGGTGAATTTGTCAAAAATGCTGCGTCGATCAGGCTTCGGCGGCAGCTTTTTCGAGCTTGTATTCGACGATCTTGACCATGTCAGCGAATTCGATTGGCTTGGTTATATAGCCGTTAGCGCCGAGCTCGAAAGCTGCGTCGAGGTCCTCGATCTTAGATTTGCCGGTAAGCATGATAACGGGGATCTCTTTCGTCTTGCGGTTCTTCTTGAGCTTTGCCAAGACCTTCAGGCCGTCCATGTCGGGCATGGACACGTCTAGAAGGATCGCGTCTGGACGGTGTTTTTTCGCGATTTTCAGTGCTTCAGGGCCGGAATTGGCTTCCAGAACGTCGAATGGACCCACAGAAAGGGCCATCATCGCAAGCTCAGTGAATTCTTCGTTATCATCAACGACAAGTATGGATCTTTGTGCCATTGAAATCGCTCTCCTGAATACGGGCGTGTATCCCGCCTTGTTTGTTCATCATGTTTCCTGTGTCTTATTAATTATGTCGGCTAAATAACAAATGACTTCACGTAATAATACGGGGGAAAAGAATATTTTGGTGTCTTAGCCACCCATAATATGGGGGGGAAGTAGGTAAAACAAAGGCCCAGACCGTTTCTACGGTGCTGGGCCTAATGTATTGATAAGACGGTAAGAACTGAAAAAAGTTGTTTCAAAGTGCCCTAAGCAAGGGTTCTAGTCGAGCTGGCCGAAGGTTTTCTGCTTTAGATCAAGATAGAAGATGTAGTCTTCGGGTTTGACGTTGGGCGGGCAGCGGTGGTCACAGAACGGGATGAAGCCGCCTCGTTCGACGTAGGGGATCAGCGATTCCATGTAGGATCTGATCGCGTCGGGTCCTTCGCCCAGAGCCATCTTGTCAAAACCGCCCATGATGCGAAGGTCCTTGCCGTATTCTGCGAGCAGTTCGGTGGGATGGCCGGAGCAGTTGACCTCGAACGGGAACATGGTATTGATGCCCGATTCGAGCAGGGTCGGCAGGATTGGCCGGATGTCGCCGTCGCAGTCGGTGAACCAGATGTCGATGCCGTGGGCCTTG comes from the Anaerohalosphaera lusitana genome and includes:
- a CDS encoding GNAT family N-acetyltransferase yields the protein MTDRPRTLILNEDRIDRDLDTAIRELLSRCFPHRKPLFSRSRILGDNTPAFTVVILAGTLPIAHLAAVDRTITAGGEPFRVAGIANVCVDSPFRKQGLAGRMLDTAMQHAMKLGFDFGMLFCQGHVVNTYLRNGWQDIPPAPITYIDHGTKKQIPPNRHRLYYPLNKTTFPPGPINLQTNRW
- a CDS encoding response regulator, which produces MAQRSILVVDDNEEFTELAMMALSVGPFDVLEANSGPEALKIAKKHRPDAILLDVSMPDMDGLKVLAKLKKNRKTKEIPVIMLTGKSKIEDLDAAFELGANGYITKPIEFADMVKIVEYKLEKAAAEA
- the rfaD gene encoding ADP-glyceromanno-heptose 6-epimerase, whose protein sequence is MIIVTGGAGFIGSALVAELNAQNQNDILIVDRLESDEKWKNLRKLRFADYVEADDFYDMLAAGDIDWPVQAILHMGACSDTWETDCSYLVRNNYECTKVLANWAVEEGIRFIYASSAATYGNGELGFTDDEDTIEDLKPLNMYGYSKQLFDLWAKRTGVLENIVGLKYFNVFGPNEYHKGSMRSFIIKAYEQIRDTDQVKLFKSYHPDYADGEQRRDFVYIKDAVDMTLFFLANPDVNGLYNVGTGNARTWVDLANAVFAAMDKKPKIEFIDMPDHLREKYQYFTQADMQKLSHADYKLDPTSLEDAITDYVQNYLQKDEFLGA